In Trifolium pratense cultivar HEN17-A07 linkage group LG7, ARS_RC_1.1, whole genome shotgun sequence, a genomic segment contains:
- the LOC123899875 gene encoding serpin-ZX-like, with the protein MSGPSPAIPSHSRIRTTTMDLKKSVRCQEDVALTITKHLLLKQDFQQKNLVFSPLSLFVVLSVVAAGSEGHSLDQLLSFLQFDSIDNLIAFFSQLVALFSDDRMCFINGMWADESIPLSHSFKQLVATHYNTTLASVDFKTKGGQACRDVNLWVEKETNGLITKLLHPSMVSNSTELVFANALCFNGVWEHMFMPISVPAGFHLLNGTKVIAPFMLSKQREHFIGIFDGFKVLRLSYKQGRDETLRFSMYIFLPNAKDGLLALIEKLASESDFLKDKFPQRKVEVRRFTIPKFKISFSFEASNVLHELGMISPFVLTKVVEGMNPPLGVESIYHNAFIEVNEKGTIASANTIMRAARGKRCATPTDFVADHPFLFLIREDFSGTILFIGQVLNPLDGANEPTISK; encoded by the exons ATGTCAGGACCTTCTCCGGCTATCCCCTCTCATTCAAGAATCAGAACAACTACAATGGATCTCAAAAAATCAGTAAGGTGCCAAGAAGATGTTGCACTCACCATCACAAAGCATTTACTCTTAAAACAAGATTTTCAGCAAAAGAACCTTGTCTTTTCTCCCTTGTCTCTCTTTGTTGTTCTTAGCGTCGTGGCAGCTGGATCAGAAGGCCATTCTCTCGACCAACTTCTTTCCTTCCTTCAATTTGACTCCATTGACAATCTAATTGCATTCTTCTCTCAACTCGTTGCTCTGTTCTCTGACGATCGTATGTGTTTTATCAATGGAATGTGGGCTGATGAATCAATTCCCCTCTCTCATTCTTTTAAACAACTTGTGGCCACTCATTACAACACCACTTTGGCTTCAGTTGATTTTAAGACTAAG GGTGGTCAAGCATGTCGTGACGTTAATTTGTGGGTTGAGAAAGAGACAAATGGCCTTATCACAAAGCTTCTTCATCCTAGTATGGTAAGCAATTCAACCGAACTTGTCTTTGCAAATGCATTGTGCTTCAACGGTGTATGGGAACACATGTTTATGCCTATATCAGTTCCGGCTGGTTTTCACCTCTTAAATGGCACCAAAGTCATTGCTCCCTTCATGCTTAGCAAGCAGAGGGAGCACTTTATTGGTATTTTTGATGGTTTCAAAGTACTACGTCTTTCTTATAAACAAGGCAGGGATGAAACTCTTCGGTTCTCCATGTACATTTTCCTTCCGAATGCAAAAGATGGACTTTTGGCATTAATTGAAAAGctagcttcagaatctgattttTTGAAAGACAAGTTCCCTCAGCGGAAAGTGGAAGTACGTCGATTTACTATTCCAAAATTCAagatttctttttcatttgaagcttcTAATGTTCTGCACGAGTTGGGAATGATTTCACCTTTCGTTCTCACAAAAGTGGTAGAGGGAATGAACCCTCCTTTGGGCGTGGAAAGCATATATCACAATGCTTTCATTGAGGTAAATGAAAAAGGCACCATAGCTTCAGCAAACACAATTATGCGGGCAGCAAGAGGTAAACGTTGTGCCACCCCTACAGACTTTGTAGCTGACCACCCTTTCCTCTTCTTAATTAGAGAAGATTTCAGCGGAACAATTCTCTTTATTGGTCAGGTTCTCAATCCTCTTGATGGTGCAAATGAACCTACGATTAGCAAATAG